In Sphingobacteriales bacterium, a single genomic region encodes these proteins:
- a CDS encoding NifU family protein produces the protein MINNETAAPSVRKIVSLYTEATPNPETMKFVANYMLFPQNSIDFPSRDSHLEASPLAQELFGLPFVKGVFIANNFVTVTKEAGNDWFELIPTIKELLKNFVAADHAAVLPDKIVSAAADSAVRTAYDNEAAQGDSETVVRIKELLKKYVQPAVEMDGGAIIFRKFENGILTLGMQGACSGCPSSSVTLKAGIEGLMRRMLPEVQEVVAEAL, from the coding sequence ATGATAAACAACGAAACTGCTGCACCAAGCGTGCGCAAAATTGTGAGCCTTTATACCGAAGCTACTCCTAATCCCGAAACCATGAAATTTGTGGCAAATTATATGCTTTTTCCGCAAAACAGCATTGATTTTCCGAGTCGCGACAGCCATCTTGAAGCATCGCCATTGGCGCAGGAATTGTTTGGTTTGCCTTTTGTGAAAGGAGTTTTTATTGCCAATAATTTTGTCACCGTCACCAAAGAAGCCGGTAACGACTGGTTTGAGTTGATTCCTACGATTAAAGAGTTGCTCAAAAATTTTGTCGCCGCCGACCACGCCGCCGTATTGCCCGACAAAATCGTATCCGCCGCCGCCGACTCTGCCGTGCGCACCGCCTACGACAACGAAGCAGCGCAGGGCGACAGCGAAACAGTGGTACGCATCAAAGAATTATTGAAAAAATACGTACAGCCCGCCGTTGAAATGGACGGAGGTGCTATCATTTTCCGAAAATTTGAAAACGGAATCCTCACACTCGGTATGCAGGGAGCTTGTAGCGGCTGCCCTTCTTCTTCGGTTACGCTCAAAGCCGGCATCGAAGGTTTGATGCGTCGCATGCTGCCCGAAGTGCAGGAAGTAGTGGCAGAGGCTTTATAA
- a CDS encoding rhomboid family intramembrane serine protease: MLSITLILIIITAVVSLLAFSNQNLLQKFILYPYLMARKSGEWHRFISSGFLHGSLGHLLINMFVLFSFGSQVEQYFIQSFAYGKAAYIILYLSALVASSYPSYLRERNNTAYRALGASGAVAAILFSFILFDPLQGVYIMFIPIAIPAVIFGALYLGYEYYASRQDADGIGHDAHFFGAVYGLLFTIAVVPSVVPHFIGTIRSALG; the protein is encoded by the coding sequence ATGTTGAGCATTACTTTGATACTAATTATTATTACTGCCGTAGTGTCGTTGTTGGCTTTCTCTAATCAAAATTTACTGCAAAAATTTATTCTATACCCCTACCTGATGGCGCGAAAATCCGGCGAATGGCATCGTTTTATTTCTTCGGGTTTTTTGCACGGCAGCTTGGGTCATTTACTCATTAATATGTTTGTGCTGTTTTCTTTCGGTTCGCAGGTGGAGCAATATTTTATACAATCTTTCGCTTATGGAAAAGCGGCTTATATTATATTGTATCTCAGTGCTTTGGTGGCTTCCTCTTATCCGTCCTACCTTCGCGAGCGAAATAATACCGCTTACCGTGCTTTGGGAGCATCGGGAGCGGTGGCGGCGATATTATTTTCCTTCATTTTATTTGACCCTTTGCAGGGAGTATATATAATGTTTATTCCTATTGCTATTCCGGCAGTTATTTTCGGTGCGTTGTATTTGGGCTACGAGTATTACGCTTCGCGTCAAGATGCTGACGGTATCGGGCACGATGCTCATTTTTTCGGGGCAGTGTATGGATTGTTGTTTACGATTGCTGTTGTTCCTTCGGTGGTGCCTCATTTTATCGGTACTATCCGCAGTGCTTTGGGATAA